In Cicer arietinum cultivar CDC Frontier isolate Library 1 chromosome 1, Cicar.CDCFrontier_v2.0, whole genome shotgun sequence, one DNA window encodes the following:
- the LOC101500566 gene encoding syntaxin-124-like: MNDLFSSSFKKYSDLKEQAYIDDVEAGKESINLDKFFEDVENVKEDMRLVEKLYRKLQESNEESKIVHNAKTMKDLRARMDKDVEQVLKRVKIIKGKLEALERSNAANRNLPGCGPGSSADRTRTSVVSGLGKKLKDMMDDFQGLRARMQQEYKETIERRYFTITGEKADEDTIENLISSGESETFMQRAIQEQGRGQIMDTISEIQERHDAVKEIEKNLIELHQVFLDMAALVESQGQQLNNIESHVAHASSFVRRGTEQLHEAREHQKDSRKWTCYAILLGIVLVIVILFPFLMSILPHLIL; encoded by the coding sequence ATGAATGACTTATTCTCAAGCTCCTTTAAGAAATACAGTGACTTGAAAGAGCAAGCCTACATTGATGATGTAGAAGCAGGAAAAGAAAGTATCAACCTTGATAAATTCTTTGAAGATGTTGAGAATGTGAAAGAAGACATGAGGCTAGTTGAGAAGCTTTATAGAAAATTGCAAGAGTCTAATGAAGAAAGCAAAATTGTCCATAATGCTAAAACAATGAAAGATCTTAGAGCAAGAATGGATAAAGATGTTGAACAGGTTCTTAAAAGAGTTAAAATCATAAAAGGTAAGCTAGAAGCATTAGAACGTTCCAATGCAGCCAATAGAAACCTTCCAGGTTGTGGTCCAGGTTCATCAGCTGATAGAACAAGAACTTCAGTGGTTAGTGGCTTGGGAAAGAAACTCAAAGACATGATGGATGATTTTCAAGGTTTAAGAGCTAGAATGCAACAAGAGTATAAAGAAACAATTGAAAGAAGGTATTTTACAATAACAGGCGAGAAAGCTGATGAAGATACTATTGAGAATTTGATATCAAGTGGTGAAAGTGAAACTTTTATGCAAAGGGCTATTCAAGAACAAGGGAGGGGTCAAATTATGGACACTATTTCTGAGATACAAGAAAGACATGATGCTGTTAAGGAAATAGAGAAGAATTTGATTGAGTTGCATCAAGTTTTTTTGGATATGGCAGCACTTGTTGAGTCACAAGGACAACAATTGAACAACATAGAGAGTCATGTTGCACATGCTAGTTCTTTTGTTAGAAGAGGAACAGAACAACTTCATGAGGCAAGAGAGCATCAAAAGGATTCAAGGAAATGGACTTGTTATGCAATACTTCTTGGTATTGTTCTCGTTATTGTGATTCTGTTTCCATTTTTGATGTCAATTCTACCTCACTTGATactttag
- the LOC101499608 gene encoding uncharacterized protein, which produces MSFTVATVNTGGSGILYNTTTTTTPYTLPSSCSRRRTLHIVSAKKFSPRSRKILPTTTTTTNSDLETQPTAEIDIPFYSDEDWPFPWRPPGTTKEPDFFEGPQWNTLGFIGEYLWILGGLFATELLS; this is translated from the exons ATGTCGTTCACCGTTGCCACCGTTAATACCGGTGGTTCAGGAATCCTCTACAACACCACAACAACAACCACACCCTACACCCTCCCATCATCATGTTCAAGAAGAAGAACCCTTCACATAGTTTCAGCTAAGAAATTCTCTCCTCGTTCAAGAAAAATCctaccaacaacaacaacaacaacaaatagtGATCTTGAAACACAACCAACGGCTGAGATTGATATACCCTTTTACTCAGATGAAGATTGGCCGTTTCCTTGGAGACCTCCTGGTACCACAAAGGAACCCGATTTCTTTGAAGGTCCTCAGTGGAATACTCTTGGTTTCATTGGAGAGTATCTTTGGATTCTTGGTGGTCTTTTTGCG ACTGAGTTATTGAGTTGA
- the LOC101500251 gene encoding B3 domain-containing protein Os07g0563300-like gives MASAPSSSPSSSSSSKLCFNSDCKDFKSERPKKGWRLRTGDLAELCDRCGSAFEEGRFCDLFHANASGWRNCETCRKRIHCGCIVSSHTFVLLDPGGIECFTCARKNIILPSNLPWSQSFSLQNRLSERLRDLSAKNWSQLAGSGPVPWKQAPSLFNPASSSDLPPDGHSLVELSNNFDKIYGNERLPASSLEKKNEDLSGIPANWNVKLGSREMVLMNGMRNEDKSGPCFNMCQQPHSLKEDSSSQPFGLSVTYSSPNERNGQIGVTGIHPQPIPPHPGKQYSGTMHLAPDSSGEAHVRNGRPRADARGRSQLLPRYWPRCTDLELQQISIDSNSVITPLFQKTLSASDAGRIGRLVLPKKCAETYFPPISQPEGLPLKILDAKGKEWIFQFRFWPNNNSRMYVLEGVTPCIQSMQLQAGDTVTFSRLEPEGRLVMGFRKSTSTMPSDQDNETNKTGNGFSAHGEVELVDPSSWSKVDKSGYIAKEALGSKSLISRKRKNNILGSKSKRLKLDNEDIIELKITWQEAQGLLRPPPNHVPSIVVIEGFEFEEYEDAPVLGKPTIFTSDNMGERIQWAQCEDCLKWRKLPACALLPSKWTCSDNLWDPERSSCSAAQELTAEQLENLLPPCNSAVSKKMKAAKLDPDNADALEGLDTLANLAILGEGEALPTSSQATTKHPRHRPGCSCIVCIQPPSGKGPKHKQTCTCNVCLTVKRRFRTLMLRREKKQSEREAETTRKKQQQQHSQQLPSSEILLDDDSLHNSNTGDSSPNQNKEGNDGSDDDPHRIKSSVSPFKGQIDLNIQPEREEELSPGSDSGGVMKLLHDATEMYIKQQQNVLNSSTGDSSGSQSQQVADGVREEKLSNGVITHGSSSHNANKEHDQSLSMNV, from the exons ATGGCTTCTGCTCCATCCTCTTCTCcatcttcctcttcttcttccaAACTATGCTTCAATTCTGACTGCAAAGACTTCAAGTCCGAAAGACCTAAGAAAGGTTGGAGACTTCGTACTGGTGACCTAGCCGAACTTTGTGATCGTTGCGG TTCTGCTTTTGAAGAAGGGAGGTTCTGTGACCTTTTTCACGCAAATGCTTCTGGTTGGAGGAATTGCGAGACTTGTAGGAAG AGGATTCATTGCGGGTGTATTGTTTCAAGTCACACCTTTGTGTTGTTGGATCCAGGAGGAATTGAATGCTTTACATGTGCCcgcaaaaatattattttg CCATCTAACCTGCCGTGGTCACAATctttttctcttcaaaatcGTTTATCGGAGAGACTTAGAGACTTATCTGCCAAAAATTGGAGTCAGTTAGCTGGATCAGGACCTGTACCTTGGAAGCAAGCACCCAGTTTGTTCAATCCAGCTTCTTCATCTGACCTGCCTCCAGATGGGCACTCTCTAGTTGAATTATCAAATAACTTTGACAAAATTTATGGCAATGAAAGGTTACCCGCCTCATCcttggaaaagaaaaatgagGATTTGTCTGGAATACCAGCTAATTGGAACGTCAAACTTGGTTCAAGGGAAATGGTTCTTATGAATG GAATGAGGAATGAGGACAAATCAGGACCGTGTTTTAATATGTGCCAACAACCTCATTCTCTGAAGGAAGATTCATCTTCTCAACCATTTGGTTTATCTGTAACTTATTCATCCCCAAATGAAAGAAATGGTCAAATTGGGGTAACTGGAATTCATCCGCAACCAATTCCACCTCATCCAGGCAAGCAATATAGTGGCACTATGCACTTAGCTCCTGACTCATCAGGTGAAGCTCATGTTCGCAATGGGCGACCTCGAGCAGATGCTCGAGGAAGAAGTCAGTTGTTGCCACGATACTGGCCCAGGTGTACTGATCTGGAGCTACAACAAATATCTATAGA TTCTAATTCTGTAATAACTCCCTTGTTTCAAAAGACCTTGAGTGCTAGTGATGCTGGGCGGATTGGGCGTTTGGTGCTACCCAAAAAGTGTGCTGAG ACCTACTTCCCACCAATTTCTCAGCCTGAAGGGTTGCCACTTAAAATCCTTGATGCAAAAGGGAAGGAATGGATATTTCAGTTCCGCTTCTGGCCGAATAACAACAGCAGAATGTATGTTTTAGAGGGTGTAACTCCATGCATACAATCCATGCAGTTGCAAGCAGGTGACACAG TAACATTCAGTCGGTTGGAGCCAGAAGGGAGGTTGGTTATGGGATTTAGAAAGTCTACAAGTACTATGCCATCTGATCAG GATAATGAAACCAATAAGACTGGAAATGGATTTTCTGCACACGGagaa GTTGAATTGGTTGATCCTAGTTCTTGGTCAAAAGTTGATAAGTCGGGATACATAGCAAAAGAAGCACTAGGGAGCAAATCTTTAATCTCTAGAAAGAGAAAGAACAACATATTGGGTTCAAAAAGTAAACGTCTAAAACTTGATAATGAGGATATAATAGAACTTAAGATTACATGGCAAGAAGCTCAAGGCCTGCTCCGCCCCCCTCCTAACCATGTTCCAAGCATTGTGGTGATTGAAGGCTTTGAGTTCGAGGAATATGAG GATGCTCCGGTGCTTGGGAAGCCAACTATTTTCACGAGTGATAATATGGG TGAAAGGATTCAGTGGGCTCAATGTGAAGATTGTCTGAAGTGGCGCAAATTGCCAGCATGTGCGCTTCTTCCATCAAAATGGACGTGTTCTGATAATTTATGGGATCCAGAAAG ATCTTCTTGTTCAGCTGCACAAGAGCTTACAGCTGAACAACTTGAGAATTTGTTACCCCCTTGTAATTCAG CTGTTTCCAAGAAAATGAAGGCTGCTAAGTTGGACCCCGATAATGCCGATGCTTTGGAGGGACTTGATACCCTTGCAAATCTAGCTATCCTGGGGGAAGGTGAGGCTCTCCCGACATCTTCCCAGGCCACGACTAAACACCCACGACATAGACCTGGCTGCTCTTGCATTGTGTGCATCCAGCCTCCCAGCGGAAAGGGCCCCAAGCATAAGCAGACATGCACATGTAATGTCTGTCTAACGGTGAAACGTCGTTTCCGTACCCTTATGTTACGACGTGAGAAGAAACAATCTGAAAGAGAAGCAGAAACAACACGTAAAAAGCAGCAGCAACAGCATTCCCAGCAATTGCCTTCATCTGAAATTTTGCTTGATGACGATTCCTTGCATAATAGTAATACAGGCGATAGTAGCCCAAACCAGAACAAGGAGGGTAATGATGGTTCTGATGATGATCCTCACAGGATAAAATCATCTGTGTCTCCATTCAAAGGCCAGATCGACCTCAATATCCAGCCGGAGCGAGAAGAAGAATTATCACCAGGTTCAGATTCTGGTGGTGTGATGAAACTACTCCATGATGCTACTGAGATGTATATCAAGCAGCAGCAGAATGTGTTGAACTCTAGTACAGGTGATTCATCAGGAAGTCAGTCACAACAGGTAGCAGATGGAGTGAGGGAAGAGAAACTTAGCAACGGTGTTATTACTCATGGTAGCAGTAGTCATAATGCTAATAAGGAACATGATCAATCTTTGTCTATGAATGTGTGA